ACACTTTGGTACGCGGCACTTTGGCGATCTCCTGGATCTGACGAGCACTGAGATCACGGCGCACAACCAGAGCACGATAGATCTTTGCCTCGGTTTCAGAAACACCCAGAGCGATCATCTTCTCTAAATATTCACGCATATTTCTCATAGAAATCTTTCAGTAGAACCCCTTTTAATCTTCAACAACTGTTGCACAATACTCCATCTGTCACAGGTTACCCCTGCCGACAGTAACATTTTCCGAAAATAATCATAATTTACAGATTGTCAAGGATTAATTTCTGTTTGAACTCCCTTATTTCAGGACAACGACCTTAAGGACCTTCTCATTATCGGTTGTGTATATTTTCACAAAATACACACCCTGGGCACATGATTTCAGATCAAACGATACCTTACCCATTCCTTTGAGTCTGCCGTAATCCTTCTCAATAATCAAACGACCTGCAGCATCATAGATCTTAACCTGCAGTCTGCTTTCACCGGGCAATGTATAGTGAAGTGTGTAAGGTGTATTCTTCGATACCACGGGATATATTCTGACGTCAAAATTATCCGTTTTGGTATCAACCGGTCTTTCCTGAACGCCGGGCCAGTTCCAGTAGCGGTTGTAGGCGGTATCCGCATTAGCCTGTAAATCCGCTAAATTGTCACCACCAACAATCGCAAACGCCGCCACCGCCGAACCACCAGGCGCCAACGTAAACGGACCCGCTGAATTACACGTCGACCAATCATACGCACGATTCGACGAAGGATTCTGAATCGTACCATCCATAAACTTTATCTGAATACTGTCCGGTAATCCACTGTTCGGATACACATATAAATCATGATCAATCAACGCCAAATTCGCCGCCGGCGTCGAACGCGGCGGATCCAGTATCGCCACCCCGACATACGGCGTCGTCTCATACATCCACGTCAAATTACGCGCCGCCTCTGATGAAC
The DNA window shown above is from candidate division WOR-3 bacterium and carries:
- a CDS encoding T9SS type A sorting domain-containing protein, which encodes MKFSMINEGSSTLSDLYAAIFVDWDIGNYSNNQGSSEAARNLTWMYETTPYVGVAILDPPRSTPAANLALIDHDLYVYPNSGLPDSIQIKFMDGTIQNPSSNRAYDWSTCNSAGPFTLAPGGSAVAAFAIVGGDNLADLQANADTAYNRYWNWPGVQERPVDTKTDNFDVRIYPVVSKNTPYTLHYTLPGESRLQVKIYDAAGRLIIEKDYGRLKGMGKVSFDLKSCAQGVYFVKIYTTDNEKVLKVVVLK